A single genomic interval of Stieleria maiorica harbors:
- a CDS encoding cofactor-independent phosphoglycerate mutase encodes MKYVIVIPDGCADEPIEALGGRTPLQAATLPAMDRIAASGASALSNNTPAHFPAGSEVANLCLFGYDPDKYFTGRAPLEAAAGGITLGPHDFAVRCNLVTIQDQVMVDFTADHISTDESRQLLAAAGEALLGSEGGRFEFVPGVSYRNLLIYRGDADTPPPFSCETRSTAPHDLTDLSVADDFPRGPGSDLLVRWMNESADVFADHPVNQARIAAGKRPATNVWLWGLGGAPSMPTFEERFGVRGVMITAVDLLRGIAALAGWPRLEVEGATGYLDTDYAAKGAAAVKALDQYDLVCVHIEAPDEASHEGRHDAKIEALEQIDRHIVGPLTEALAGYGDHRILVTPDHPTFCSTKKHTHGMVPLAMAGTGIEPDSQTSYDEVAAEASGRRFDHGWDLMDAFIRR; translated from the coding sequence ATGAAATATGTCATCGTTATCCCGGACGGATGCGCGGACGAACCGATCGAGGCTTTGGGGGGGAGAACGCCGCTGCAGGCTGCCACGCTGCCGGCGATGGACCGGATCGCCGCAAGCGGGGCGAGTGCGTTAAGCAACAACACGCCGGCCCATTTCCCGGCCGGCAGCGAAGTCGCCAATTTATGCCTGTTCGGCTACGATCCTGACAAATATTTCACCGGTCGCGCGCCCTTGGAAGCGGCCGCCGGCGGGATCACGCTGGGCCCCCATGATTTTGCCGTCCGCTGTAATCTGGTGACGATCCAAGACCAGGTCATGGTCGATTTTACCGCCGATCACATCAGCACCGACGAGTCGAGGCAATTGCTGGCCGCCGCGGGCGAGGCCTTGCTGGGTTCCGAAGGCGGACGGTTCGAATTCGTCCCCGGCGTCAGCTATCGGAATCTGTTGATCTACCGCGGCGATGCGGACACTCCGCCCCCGTTTTCCTGTGAAACGCGATCGACCGCGCCACATGATCTGACGGACCTGTCGGTCGCCGACGATTTCCCACGCGGTCCGGGCAGCGATCTGCTGGTCCGATGGATGAATGAGTCCGCTGACGTGTTCGCCGATCACCCGGTCAACCAAGCTCGCATCGCAGCCGGGAAACGTCCGGCAACCAACGTCTGGCTGTGGGGTCTGGGCGGCGCACCGTCGATGCCCACCTTCGAAGAACGGTTCGGCGTGCGAGGCGTGATGATCACCGCCGTGGACCTGCTGCGCGGGATCGCGGCGTTGGCCGGATGGCCGCGGCTCGAAGTCGAAGGGGCAACCGGGTACCTGGACACCGATTATGCGGCCAAAGGCGCCGCGGCGGTCAAAGCTCTGGACCAATACGACTTGGTTTGCGTGCATATCGAAGCCCCCGATGAAGCCTCGCACGAGGGACGTCACGACGCAAAGATCGAAGCGCTCGAGCAGATCGATCGCCACATCGTCGGTCCGCTCACCGAAGCGCTTGCCGGATACGGCGACCACCGCATTCTGGTCACCCCCGATCACCCGACGTTTTGCAGCACCAAAAAACACACCCACGGCATGGTCCCGCTGGCCATGGCCGGAACGGGAATCGAACCCGATTCACAAACGAGTTATGACGAAGTGGCCGCCGAAGCCTCGGGGCGTCGCTTTGATCACGGTTGGGATTTGATGGACGCGTTTATCCGTCGCTAA
- a CDS encoding pyridoxal phosphate-dependent aminotransferase has product MHPWIADRTTTFDASGIRKVFDLAAKLKDPVNLSIGQPDFDVPDSVQDAAIEAIRSGKNAYSPTQGIGPLRQSLQQEIETRYGHTDRDVFVSSGTSGGLMLSMLSMINPGDEVIYLDPFFVMYPALLKMCGGVAVPIDSYPSFQLDPDAIAAAMTPKTKMILLNSPANPTGVTASAEQLEAVARLAAEKNIALVSDEIYSRFHYDDAFVSPAQFNPDTIVIDGFSKSHAMTGWRVGYVHGPREVIATMLKIQQYSFVCAPQPAQWGALRAMEVNLQGHIDDYRKKRDLICDGLAERFEFTRPGGAFYLFPKAPGDDGGEAFVHKAIERGLLIIPGNIFSARDSHFRISFAASDETIAKGVAMLNQLADEA; this is encoded by the coding sequence ATGCATCCTTGGATCGCAGACCGCACGACGACCTTCGACGCCAGCGGCATTCGCAAAGTCTTTGATTTGGCGGCCAAGTTGAAGGATCCGGTCAATCTTTCGATCGGTCAACCGGACTTTGACGTCCCCGATTCGGTCCAGGATGCGGCGATCGAAGCGATCCGGAGCGGCAAAAACGCCTACTCGCCGACCCAGGGAATCGGTCCACTGCGTCAGTCGCTGCAACAGGAAATCGAAACGCGTTATGGACACACCGACCGCGACGTGTTTGTCAGCAGCGGGACCAGCGGCGGATTGATGCTTTCGATGCTGTCGATGATCAATCCGGGCGACGAAGTGATCTATCTGGACCCTTTCTTTGTGATGTATCCGGCGCTGTTGAAGATGTGTGGCGGAGTCGCGGTTCCGATCGATTCCTACCCCAGTTTTCAGCTCGATCCCGATGCGATCGCCGCCGCGATGACGCCCAAGACCAAGATGATCCTGCTGAACAGCCCCGCCAATCCGACGGGCGTCACCGCGTCGGCCGAGCAGTTGGAAGCGGTCGCACGGCTGGCGGCGGAAAAAAACATCGCGCTGGTGTCTGACGAGATTTATTCCCGGTTCCATTACGACGACGCCTTCGTTTCACCGGCCCAGTTCAATCCGGACACGATCGTGATCGATGGATTTAGCAAAAGTCACGCAATGACGGGCTGGCGCGTCGGCTACGTCCACGGACCGCGTGAAGTGATCGCGACGATGCTGAAGATCCAGCAGTACTCGTTCGTCTGTGCACCGCAACCGGCCCAGTGGGGCGCTTTGCGAGCGATGGAGGTGAATCTGCAGGGACACATCGATGATTACCGCAAGAAACGCGATTTGATCTGCGACGGCCTGGCCGAGCGATTCGAGTTCACCCGCCCCGGCGGCGCGTTTTACCTGTTCCCCAAAGCGCCGGGCGACGACGGCGGCGAGGCGTTTGTCCACAAGGCGATCGAGCGGGGATTGTTGATCATTCCCGGGAACATCTTCAGCGCCCGCGACAGCCATTTTCGCATCAGCTTTGCCGCCTCGGACGAAACCATCGCCAAGGGCGTCGCGATGCTGAACCAATTGGCCGACGAGGCCTAG
- a CDS encoding DUF4416 family protein has protein sequence MAEVLYVEPVIRFCAVISCDPTVRQQAIERLENHWGEIVVQSGPLPFQAGGYYAASMGEHLEKELIAFHQPCDAAELADWKHWTNSLESQFARPDASHPRPLNLDPGYITQAKLVLATTKDRDHRVYLRDGMFGEITLTYTAKKWIHHRWTYPDYRTADVAEFATRCRNHLRSTLQRGKGFRQR, from the coding sequence GTGGCCGAGGTGTTGTACGTTGAACCGGTGATCCGATTTTGTGCAGTGATCTCTTGTGACCCGACGGTTCGGCAGCAGGCGATCGAACGTCTGGAAAACCACTGGGGCGAGATCGTCGTGCAGTCTGGCCCCCTGCCGTTCCAGGCCGGCGGGTATTATGCCGCGTCAATGGGCGAGCACTTGGAAAAGGAACTGATCGCGTTTCACCAGCCCTGCGACGCGGCGGAATTGGCCGATTGGAAGCATTGGACCAATTCGTTGGAATCGCAGTTTGCCCGACCAGACGCGTCCCACCCGCGTCCGTTGAACCTGGATCCCGGCTACATCACCCAAGCTAAATTGGTCCTGGCGACGACCAAGGATCGCGACCACCGCGTTTATTTACGCGACGGAATGTTTGGCGAAATCACATTGACGTACACCGCCAAAAAATGGATCCATCACCGTTGGACCTATCCCGACTATCGGACCGCGGATGTCGCCGAGTTTGCCACCCGGTGCCGCAATCATCTGCGGTCGACGCTGCAACGGGGCAAGGGGTTCCGACAGCGTTAA
- a CDS encoding sulfatase family protein, which translates to MMIQRFCTLPMLLTVFLSSVALSKQPTNVVVIFADDLGYGDVGAFNPECPFETPHLDRLASQGAKLTSFYVPTPYCAPSRGTILTGRYPFRHSVVRNPSPDSGASNFGLPQSEITIAELLKSAGYATAAFGKWHLGHKAAWLPRTQGFDQYFGILYSNDMYPVQLVENETVVEYPVVQATLTRRYTDRAIDFVKRHKDRPFFLYLPHAMPHKPLAVSDDYYTPDTPDDLYADVIAELDADVGRLLATLDELALSENTLVIFTSDNGPWYGGSTGGLRGMKGKTWEGGLRVPMIARMPGVIPPGLVSDHPAGTIDVLPTVCGLAGIDLPGDRVIDGTDLMPLLTGASSEPPHEVIFGMQGTSLATVRSGKWKLHVGNPGPLRFSNLSEEELANWVDPRGPDGVTLLAPFEQAKPTEHPGLTAGDGPKAMMLFDLQEDPGEQHDVAESNPQTVRRLKALFDAVNADVPEFPAPKSDYLFDAPEKGPRQLMRLIGGELRYDRIPKSQQPLLKQPAPTQH; encoded by the coding sequence ATGATGATCCAACGCTTTTGCACCTTACCAATGCTGCTGACGGTCTTTTTGTCGTCGGTCGCGCTGTCGAAGCAACCGACCAACGTGGTGGTGATTTTTGCCGATGACTTGGGATACGGCGATGTCGGGGCATTCAACCCCGAATGCCCGTTTGAAACGCCCCATCTGGATCGTTTGGCATCGCAGGGGGCAAAGCTGACCAGTTTTTACGTGCCCACCCCTTACTGCGCTCCTTCGCGGGGCACGATCCTGACCGGTCGCTACCCGTTTCGTCACAGCGTGGTGCGCAATCCGTCCCCCGACTCGGGCGCGTCGAATTTTGGATTGCCGCAGTCGGAGATCACGATCGCCGAATTACTGAAGTCAGCCGGATACGCGACCGCCGCGTTTGGCAAATGGCATCTGGGGCACAAGGCAGCGTGGTTGCCACGGACTCAAGGTTTTGACCAGTACTTCGGCATCCTTTACTCCAACGACATGTACCCGGTTCAACTGGTCGAAAATGAAACCGTCGTGGAGTACCCCGTCGTTCAAGCGACGTTGACCCGCCGCTACACCGATCGCGCGATCGATTTTGTCAAACGACACAAGGACCGTCCTTTCTTCCTGTATCTTCCGCACGCGATGCCCCACAAACCGTTGGCGGTGTCGGATGACTATTACACCCCCGACACGCCCGATGATCTGTATGCCGACGTGATCGCCGAGCTGGATGCGGATGTCGGCCGGTTGCTGGCGACGCTCGACGAATTGGCGCTCAGTGAAAACACGCTGGTCATCTTCACCTCCGACAACGGACCCTGGTACGGCGGGTCGACCGGAGGTTTGCGGGGAATGAAAGGTAAAACGTGGGAGGGAGGTTTGCGTGTGCCGATGATCGCACGCATGCCGGGCGTGATCCCACCGGGGCTGGTGTCGGATCATCCCGCCGGCACCATCGACGTGTTGCCGACGGTCTGTGGTTTGGCCGGGATTGATCTGCCCGGCGACCGTGTGATCGACGGTACGGACCTGATGCCGCTGTTGACCGGCGCCAGCAGCGAACCGCCGCACGAGGTGATCTTTGGCATGCAAGGAACGTCGCTTGCCACGGTCCGCTCCGGCAAGTGGAAGCTGCACGTCGGCAACCCGGGGCCGTTGCGATTCAGCAATTTGTCTGAGGAAGAACTGGCCAATTGGGTCGACCCGCGTGGACCCGACGGAGTGACGTTGTTGGCCCCGTTTGAGCAAGCCAAACCGACCGAGCATCCGGGATTGACTGCGGGTGATGGGCCGAAAGCGATGATGTTGTTCGACTTGCAAGAAGACCCCGGTGAGCAGCACGACGTCGCGGAGTCGAATCCGCAGACCGTCCGTCGATTGAAAGCGTTGTTCGACGCCGTCAATGCAGACGTCCCGGAGTTTCCGGCACCGAAATCGGACTACTTGTTTGACGCCCCAGAGAAAGGCCCCCGGCAATTGATGCGTCTGATCGGCGGCGAGCTCCGCTATGACCGCATCCCCAAGTCACAGCAACCACTCCTCAAACAACCAGCCCCAACGCAGCATTGA
- a CDS encoding dockerin type I domain-containing protein, which produces MGSRRPANSGKNASGRRRQIDAADGAPSVSGDQAVRGRDRAAGRPARSRRRLVFERLGQRRLLAVITGSVYHDQDGSMRPDPSEVRLGSRLAYIDANDNANLDPGEAFSIGDAEGQFRFDDLPPGTYPVRLFDGSENQQQTFPVGAKQTPLPASFHEPIDAILAGTQLSVLTETSLVQIDTSGTRMSNVPLSFSATGLVTAATGGSRGGVLASVVAGTFSEVGQPRSAIYLVPAGGAPLRMLQYSTNPLAFADPESAVGADGNGVVIAAGSEPGDPGTVHTIRVTSSATGNNPVSAQVLPTRVTVPASTQVLASTSSIDLSSQPLGVASRSVMAWPVDASTAAMAGSDQTTPALKTTLWSNDAASWISGTETVLVGATELLSFDDAAGLLAVRYAAGDVAVLDVDAGFAPLHQFDSATGPWTFIPGREAIATIDARDSGHVLLMHDIRNGELLTSLPVNIDSIGNPISIVPGASLDSLFLLGETGTSSIRLREPVAHRVVLDADDDQAEIEFGVQVDGQNDRPNVPSQYSASALEDKPLEIDASEIAALVADADRDRLVSLIVEEPTHGAVTFDPDGGLKYQPDADYNGSDSFAVRFHDGQAASHPIHFSVSIAAQPDLPRGIRFHGGDVPEHAEGPYEVGSVHIEDVDIENQYDLEIFDPRFTIEDGTLILVSGGLDYELEPQITITIAGLDRDAGQYFSHDLTVYVEDENDPVVDVMAYYTFVMENDEGAFVAELEASDQDLGQTITYTVDDERFEVIGNQLWLKQGESIDYEAESVVVLTITANDHAGSTASMEMRLPIMDVPEAITEITLSNQTVMELEAGAPVGDVSLDGVPAADSYDLTVDDPRFEIDGSQLKLLDDQFVRRSAAEQIELTITAQDTSAVFDAVTATFVIEVLENETPFHNDDNPYDVDGNGEVTPRDALAIINYLNIYGPGPVGPGDPGFGYDVNGDGQVTALDALLVINILNTLQNGGTVGGTLHNSATDQEASDSDQSSAESPETSTADPTPSDPLQSSPIVEASDGPDSKNADSTVNDAHDSVMTPAPSAYTLPSQSPLSDEQSTQATDWLEGIRKDDQDPELARAIDELITLLGQSK; this is translated from the coding sequence ATGGGATCACGCCGGCCAGCAAACAGTGGCAAGAACGCGAGCGGTCGCCGGCGGCAGATCGATGCTGCCGATGGCGCCCCCAGCGTCAGCGGGGACCAAGCCGTTCGAGGCCGCGATCGAGCTGCCGGTCGACCCGCTCGGAGCCGTCGCCGGCTGGTGTTCGAACGCTTGGGACAACGCCGTCTTTTGGCGGTGATCACCGGGTCGGTCTATCACGACCAGGACGGATCGATGCGTCCGGACCCCTCCGAAGTGCGGCTGGGTTCGCGGCTGGCCTACATCGACGCCAACGACAACGCCAACCTGGATCCCGGTGAAGCGTTTTCGATCGGCGATGCCGAAGGCCAGTTTCGATTCGACGACCTGCCGCCGGGGACCTATCCGGTCCGGTTGTTCGATGGTTCGGAGAACCAACAACAAACCTTCCCCGTCGGCGCCAAACAAACGCCCCTGCCGGCGTCGTTCCACGAACCGATCGACGCGATCTTGGCCGGCACACAGCTGAGCGTTTTGACCGAAACCTCCCTGGTCCAGATCGACACCTCAGGGACTCGGATGTCCAACGTCCCGCTCAGCTTTTCCGCGACGGGGCTGGTCACGGCGGCCACCGGTGGTTCCCGCGGAGGCGTCTTGGCATCGGTCGTCGCGGGCACGTTTTCCGAAGTCGGCCAACCGCGTTCGGCGATCTATCTGGTCCCGGCCGGCGGCGCCCCGCTTCGCATGCTCCAGTACTCGACCAATCCGCTCGCCTTTGCGGACCCCGAATCCGCAGTCGGTGCCGATGGCAACGGCGTCGTGATCGCCGCGGGCAGCGAGCCCGGCGACCCCGGCACGGTGCACACGATCCGAGTGACGTCGTCCGCCACCGGCAACAATCCCGTCAGCGCGCAAGTCCTGCCGACGCGGGTCACCGTTCCCGCCAGCACCCAAGTCCTCGCGTCGACCAGCTCCATCGATTTGTCCTCGCAACCGCTGGGAGTCGCCAGCCGCAGCGTGATGGCTTGGCCGGTCGACGCAAGCACCGCTGCGATGGCCGGAAGCGACCAGACCACCCCGGCGCTGAAAACGACCTTGTGGAGCAACGACGCGGCGAGCTGGATTTCGGGAACCGAAACGGTGCTGGTTGGCGCCACGGAACTGCTCAGTTTTGACGATGCGGCCGGGTTGCTTGCGGTGCGTTACGCCGCGGGCGATGTTGCCGTCCTGGACGTCGATGCCGGCTTCGCGCCGCTGCATCAATTCGATTCGGCAACCGGCCCGTGGACGTTTATTCCCGGCCGTGAAGCGATCGCCACGATCGACGCGCGCGACTCCGGGCACGTCTTGTTGATGCACGACATCCGCAACGGCGAGCTGCTGACCAGTCTTCCGGTGAACATCGATTCGATCGGCAATCCGATCTCCATCGTCCCCGGTGCGTCGCTGGATTCATTGTTCTTGTTGGGTGAAACCGGAACCTCTTCGATCAGATTAAGGGAACCGGTCGCTCACCGCGTCGTCCTGGATGCCGACGACGATCAAGCGGAGATCGAATTCGGTGTTCAAGTCGATGGCCAGAACGACCGACCGAACGTGCCAAGCCAGTACAGCGCCTCGGCCCTGGAAGACAAACCGCTGGAGATCGACGCGTCGGAAATCGCCGCCTTGGTCGCCGACGCGGATCGAGACCGGTTGGTTTCCCTGATCGTGGAAGAGCCGACTCATGGCGCAGTCACCTTTGATCCCGACGGCGGCCTGAAATACCAGCCCGACGCCGACTACAACGGGTCGGATTCCTTCGCCGTTCGATTCCATGACGGTCAAGCCGCCTCCCATCCGATCCACTTCAGCGTCTCGATCGCCGCCCAGCCCGACCTGCCCCGCGGAATCCGCTTTCACGGCGGCGACGTGCCCGAGCACGCCGAGGGACCTTACGAAGTCGGTTCGGTTCACATCGAAGACGTCGACATCGAAAACCAGTATGACCTGGAGATCTTTGATCCGCGTTTCACGATCGAAGACGGCACCTTGATCTTGGTCAGCGGAGGGCTGGACTACGAACTCGAGCCTCAGATCACCATCACCATCGCCGGGCTGGACCGTGACGCCGGACAGTATTTCAGCCACGACTTGACGGTTTACGTCGAAGACGAAAATGACCCCGTCGTCGATGTCATGGCGTATTACACCTTTGTGATGGAGAACGACGAAGGGGCTTTCGTCGCTGAACTGGAAGCATCCGACCAGGATCTCGGCCAAACAATCACCTACACGGTCGACGACGAACGCTTTGAAGTGATCGGCAACCAACTTTGGCTCAAGCAAGGCGAGTCGATCGACTACGAAGCGGAATCGGTCGTCGTGCTGACGATCACCGCAAACGATCATGCCGGCAGTACCGCATCGATGGAGATGCGACTTCCGATCATGGATGTGCCCGAAGCGATCACGGAAATCACCCTGTCCAACCAGACCGTGATGGAGCTGGAAGCAGGCGCGCCGGTCGGCGACGTTTCGCTCGATGGAGTCCCCGCGGCGGACAGCTATGACCTGACCGTCGATGATCCACGGTTCGAAATCGATGGATCACAATTGAAACTGCTGGATGATCAATTCGTCCGACGCTCGGCCGCCGAGCAGATCGAACTGACGATCACCGCCCAAGACACCTCGGCCGTGTTTGATGCCGTCACGGCCACGTTCGTGATCGAGGTCCTGGAGAACGAGACGCCGTTCCATAACGATGACAATCCCTATGACGTCGACGGCAACGGAGAAGTCACGCCCCGAGACGCCTTGGCGATCATCAATTACTTGAACATCTATGGCCCCGGTCCGGTCGGTCCGGGAGACCCCGGGTTCGGATACGACGTCAACGGCGACGGCCAAGTCACCGCACTGGACGCCCTGTTGGTCATCAACATTCTCAATACCCTGCAAAACGGCGGCACCGTCGGCGGCACCCTGCACAACTCGGCCACCGACCAGGAGGCAAGCGATTCCGACCAATCGTCCGCCGAAAGCCCCGAGACCTCAACGGCCGATCCCACTCCCTCCGATCCCCTCCAGAGCAGCCCGATCGTCGAAGCCTCTGACGGACCGGACAGCAAAAACGCCGATAGCACCGTCAATGATGCCCACGACAGCGTGATGACGCCCGCGCCATCCGCCTACACACTGCCAAGCCAATCGCCCCTGTCAGACGAGCAATCGACCCAGGCGACCGACTGGCTGGAAGGGATCCGCAAAGACGACCAAGACCCCGAACTGGCCCGCGCGATCGACGAACTGATCACCCTGCTCGGCCAATCGAAGTAG
- a CDS encoding M13 family metallopeptidase yields MRFFAKSLSAVTLAALASCVPAFGDEKSTDKVSGIDLSIFSDSVAAGDNFYRYANDQWLTETEIPSDKSNYGIFTVLDDNTRAQVRTLIEKAAESQAEFGTPKQKVGDLYGSVLDVDARNAAGLDPIRPLLAEISAVDSHTSLATAIGSLRRAGIGGPFVPYVSIDAKNSDAYTVYLTQSGLSLPDRDYYLLDEDRYVELREKLHTYIADILGFVDHPAPEAAAKSIVEIESRIAKIHWTKTENRDPIATYNQRSHAELDAMLGTLKWFDYANAAGIDAVENIVVRQPSYFESLAALFDEFTVDQWKDYFTYHTIDGSASGLSESLEKRHFDFHDTAISGIDVQQPLWKRGVDVTGAVLGELVGQLYVAEHFKPVAKKRMNELVDNLIRAFEGRIKTRDWMGEGTKKQALEKLSKFTTKIGYPDEWKDYEKLTIGEGVLGDHLLASARFEYERDLNKLGGPIDRNEWHMTPQTINAYYNPTMNEIVFPAAILQPPFFNLAADDAVNYGGIGAVIGHELSHGFDDKGSKFDGDGNLRMWWTEEDRSEFEKRAGGLVDQYNGFEAMEGKYVNGELTLGENIGDLGGLSVAYAAYQLSLGDSPAPVIDGLTGDQRFFLGWAQIWRRLYRDPELVRRLNVDPHSPSEFRVNGIVRNMDAWYEAFGIKEGDTLYLAPKDRVRIW; encoded by the coding sequence ATGCGTTTTTTCGCCAAGAGTTTGTCGGCCGTCACGCTTGCCGCGTTGGCCTCGTGCGTGCCCGCCTTCGGTGATGAAAAGTCCACCGACAAGGTGTCCGGCATTGATCTGTCCATCTTCAGCGATTCGGTCGCCGCCGGAGACAATTTCTATCGTTATGCGAACGATCAATGGCTGACCGAAACCGAGATCCCGTCCGACAAATCCAACTATGGAATCTTCACCGTCCTGGACGACAACACCCGCGCCCAAGTGCGAACGCTAATCGAAAAGGCTGCCGAGTCGCAGGCGGAGTTCGGGACGCCGAAACAAAAGGTCGGTGACTTGTATGGCAGCGTCTTGGACGTCGATGCGCGGAACGCGGCCGGTCTGGACCCGATTCGTCCGCTGCTTGCCGAAATCTCCGCGGTCGATTCACACACCTCGCTGGCAACGGCCATCGGCTCCCTGCGACGCGCCGGGATCGGCGGTCCCTTTGTTCCCTACGTTTCGATCGATGCCAAAAACAGCGATGCCTACACGGTCTACCTGACGCAATCGGGGCTGTCGCTTCCCGACCGCGACTATTACCTGCTGGACGAAGACCGCTACGTCGAACTGCGCGAGAAACTGCACACCTACATCGCCGACATCCTTGGGTTTGTCGATCACCCCGCCCCCGAGGCCGCAGCGAAATCAATCGTCGAGATCGAAAGCCGGATTGCCAAAATTCATTGGACGAAGACGGAGAACCGAGATCCGATCGCGACCTACAACCAACGCTCGCACGCCGAACTGGACGCGATGCTGGGAACGCTGAAATGGTTCGACTACGCCAACGCGGCGGGGATCGATGCGGTCGAAAACATCGTCGTTCGCCAGCCTTCGTATTTCGAATCCCTGGCGGCCCTGTTCGACGAGTTCACCGTCGACCAGTGGAAGGACTACTTCACCTATCACACGATCGATGGATCAGCATCGGGGTTGAGCGAGTCGTTGGAAAAACGTCACTTCGATTTCCACGACACGGCGATCAGCGGGATCGATGTCCAACAACCGCTCTGGAAACGTGGCGTCGACGTCACCGGCGCCGTGCTCGGCGAACTGGTCGGCCAGTTGTACGTCGCCGAACACTTCAAGCCGGTGGCGAAGAAGCGGATGAACGAACTGGTCGACAACCTGATCCGAGCGTTCGAAGGCCGCATCAAAACCCGCGACTGGATGGGCGAGGGGACGAAGAAACAGGCACTGGAAAAATTGTCGAAGTTCACGACCAAAATCGGGTACCCCGACGAGTGGAAGGACTATGAAAAACTGACGATCGGCGAGGGCGTGCTGGGCGACCACCTGCTCGCGTCGGCGCGGTTCGAATACGAACGTGATCTGAACAAGCTGGGCGGGCCGATCGATCGAAACGAATGGCACATGACGCCGCAAACGATCAACGCCTACTACAACCCGACGATGAACGAAATCGTCTTTCCGGCCGCCATCCTGCAGCCGCCGTTCTTCAACTTGGCCGCCGACGACGCGGTCAATTACGGCGGCATCGGCGCCGTGATCGGCCACGAACTCAGCCACGGGTTTGATGACAAGGGCAGCAAGTTCGATGGCGACGGAAACTTGCGGATGTGGTGGACCGAAGAGGACCGCAGCGAATTCGAAAAACGCGCCGGCGGGTTGGTCGACCAGTACAACGGTTTCGAGGCGATGGAAGGCAAGTACGTCAACGGCGAGTTGACGCTCGGCGAAAACATCGGCGACCTGGGCGGATTGAGCGTGGCCTATGCGGCGTACCAGCTTTCGCTCGGCGACTCGCCCGCCCCGGTCATCGACGGATTGACCGGTGACCAGCGATTCTTCCTAGGCTGGGCCCAAATCTGGCGGCGACTGTATCGGGATCCCGAATTGGTGCGGCGGCTGAACGTCGACCCGCACAGCCCCAGCGAGTTTCGCGTCAACGGTATCGTCCGCAACATGGACGCCTGGTACGAAGCCTTCGGAATCAAGGAAGGCGACACGTTGTATCTGGCTCCCAAAGACCGCGTGCGAATCTGGTAG